One genomic window of Evansella cellulosilytica DSM 2522 includes the following:
- the rplS gene encoding 50S ribosomal protein L19: MEHIIREITKDQLKSDLPAFRPGDTVKVHVKVVEGTRERIQVFEGVVIKLKGSGISETFTVRKVSYGVGVERTFPVHSPRIDKIEVSRRGKVRRAKLYYLRDLRGKAARIKER; this comes from the coding sequence ATGGAACATATTATTCGTGAAATTACGAAGGATCAATTAAAATCAGATCTTCCAGCATTCCGTCCTGGGGATACGGTTAAAGTACACGTTAAAGTTGTTGAGGGTACTCGTGAGCGTATTCAGGTTTTCGAAGGGGTAGTTATTAAACTAAAAGGATCTGGAATTAGTGAAACGTTCACTGTTCGTAAGGTATCATACGGTGTTGGTGTTGAACGTACATTCCCAGTTCATTCACCACGTATTGATAAAATTGAAGTATCTCGCCGCGGTAAAGTACGTCGTGCGAAGCTTTATTACTTACGTGATCTTCGCGGTAAAGCGGCTCGTATTAAAGAAAGATAA
- a CDS encoding YlqD family protein, whose amino-acid sequence MEIIKKVVVKQILTENSRTRLKEQFLSKQYQLNKEIQQLEFVLHKKIKENKNNVKYQTSLKESFNREVLRRKEKSRQLELKLGQLDELELGSELREGTIQMIEQVEEGDNWEELMKGTEIVIKDGVVHEIRQGGMEDD is encoded by the coding sequence TTGGAAATAATAAAAAAAGTTGTAGTAAAGCAAATTCTCACTGAAAATAGTAGAACGAGATTAAAAGAACAATTTTTAAGTAAGCAATACCAATTAAACAAAGAAATTCAACAACTAGAATTCGTTTTACATAAAAAGATAAAGGAAAATAAGAATAACGTAAAGTACCAAACTTCCTTGAAAGAAAGCTTTAACCGTGAAGTGTTAAGACGAAAAGAAAAGAGTAGACAGCTTGAGTTGAAACTTGGTCAATTAGATGAGTTAGAGCTTGGCTCAGAGCTTCGAGAAGGTACAATACAAATGATTGAACAGGTTGAAGAAGGAGATAATTGGGAAGAATTGATGAAGGGAACGGAAATTGTCATTAAAGATGGTGTCGTTCATGAGATCCGCCAAGGAGGCATGGAGGATGACTGA
- the rpsP gene encoding 30S ribosomal protein S16, whose protein sequence is MAVKIRLKRMGAKKSPFYRVVVANSRSPRDGRFIEEIGTYNPLKNPVEFNVDEEKALKWMLDGAKPSDTVRNLFSNVGLMEKLHNAKNVK, encoded by the coding sequence ATGGCAGTTAAAATCCGTTTAAAAAGAATGGGAGCTAAGAAATCTCCGTTCTATCGCGTAGTCGTTGCTAATTCTCGTTCTCCGCGTGATGGTCGTTTTATTGAAGAAATCGGAACTTACAATCCTTTGAAAAATCCGGTGGAATTTAACGTAGATGAAGAAAAAGCATTGAAATGGATGTTAGATGGTGCAAAACCTTCTGACACAGTTCGCAACTTGTTCTCAAACGTTGGTTTAATGGAAAAACTTCACAATGCGAAGAACGTAAAGTAA
- the trmD gene encoding tRNA (guanosine(37)-N1)-methyltransferase TrmD, translated as MKISVLTLFPDMFNGVFQSSILKNAQEKGAVQYDVVNFRDYTEDRHNRVDDYPYGGGGGMVLTPQPVFDAVNSIKTESKTEPRIILLCPQGERYSQKKAEALANEEHLILICGHYEGYDERIREHLVTDEISIGDYVLTGGEIGAMVIADSVTRLLPGVLGNETSAVTDSYSTGLLEYPHYTRPSKFLDYEVPDVLLSGHHERIDKWRREQSLKRTYERRPDLLENMELSEEDKLYLKTLNKSEENS; from the coding sequence ATGAAAATCTCTGTTTTAACCCTTTTTCCTGACATGTTTAATGGAGTTTTTCAAAGCTCTATTTTAAAAAATGCGCAAGAAAAAGGTGCTGTTCAATATGATGTTGTTAATTTCCGTGATTACACTGAAGATAGGCATAATCGTGTAGATGACTATCCTTATGGTGGTGGCGGGGGGATGGTGTTAACTCCTCAACCAGTTTTTGATGCTGTCAATTCAATTAAGACTGAGTCCAAAACTGAGCCCAGAATTATATTGCTCTGTCCACAAGGTGAAAGGTATAGCCAAAAGAAGGCAGAGGCATTGGCGAATGAGGAACACTTAATTCTTATTTGTGGTCATTATGAGGGATACGATGAGCGAATTAGAGAACATCTTGTAACAGATGAAATTTCTATTGGTGATTATGTTCTTACAGGTGGAGAAATTGGAGCCATGGTGATTGCCGATAGCGTAACGAGGTTATTACCAGGTGTATTAGGAAATGAAACATCAGCGGTTACTGATTCATATAGTACAGGCTTATTAGAATATCCGCATTACACTAGACCTTCAAAATTTTTAGATTATGAAGTTCCAGACGTACTCCTTTCTGGTCATCATGAGCGGATTGACAAATGGAGAAGAGAGCAATCTTTAAAAAGGACGTATGAGAGAAGGCCAGATTTATTAGAAAATATGGAGTTAAGTGAAGAAGATAAATTATACTTAAAAACTTTGAATAAATCAGAAGAGAATAGTTGA
- the ffh gene encoding signal recognition particle protein, with protein MAFEGLAERLQGTLNKIRGKGKVSEADVKEMMREVRLALLEADVNFKVVKQFISSVKERAVGQEVLESLTPGQQVIKVVNEELTSLMGGEQSKIAVASKPPTVVMMVGLQGAGKTTTTGKLANHLRKKHNRKPLMVAADIYRPAAIKQLETLGKQLDMPVFSMGDQVSPVEIAKNAMEKAKEEHHDYVLIDTAGRLHVDEELMGELEEIKALTSPDEILLVVDAMTGQDAVNVAESFNERLGITGVVLTKLDGDTRGGAALSIRSVTDTPIKFAGMGEKVDALEPFHPDRMASRILGMGDVLTLIEKAQTNVDEKKARELEKKMLSNDITFDDFLEQLNQVKSMGPLDEILSMMPGAGKMKGLKNIQVDDKQLGHIEAIVQSMTKAEKEDPSILNASRRRRIAKGSGTSIQEVNRLIKQFGEMKKMMKQMAGMQKGKGKKKGGFKLPFM; from the coding sequence ATGGCATTTGAAGGATTAGCCGAGCGTCTGCAAGGGACATTGAACAAAATCCGTGGTAAAGGAAAAGTCTCCGAGGCAGATGTAAAAGAAATGATGCGTGAAGTTCGTCTAGCGTTACTAGAGGCGGACGTAAACTTCAAAGTAGTTAAACAGTTTATTTCAAGTGTGAAGGAAAGAGCCGTCGGTCAAGAGGTTCTAGAAAGCTTAACACCAGGACAACAAGTAATAAAAGTTGTTAATGAAGAACTAACATCTCTCATGGGTGGAGAACAAAGTAAGATTGCAGTGGCATCAAAGCCACCGACAGTTGTTATGATGGTCGGCTTACAAGGTGCAGGTAAAACAACGACAACTGGTAAACTTGCGAATCATTTGAGAAAAAAGCATAATCGAAAACCGTTAATGGTTGCTGCAGATATTTATCGACCAGCTGCAATTAAGCAATTAGAGACGTTAGGGAAACAGTTAGATATGCCAGTTTTTTCAATGGGTGATCAAGTGAGTCCAGTAGAAATTGCTAAAAATGCAATGGAAAAGGCAAAGGAAGAACATCATGATTATGTCCTAATTGATACTGCTGGCCGTTTACATGTGGACGAAGAACTCATGGGAGAACTTGAGGAAATAAAAGCTTTAACATCTCCAGATGAGATACTCCTCGTAGTTGATGCTATGACTGGGCAGGATGCTGTTAATGTTGCAGAAAGCTTTAACGAGCGTCTAGGTATTACAGGTGTCGTTTTAACGAAGCTAGACGGTGATACAAGAGGTGGTGCAGCGTTATCGATTAGATCTGTCACTGATACACCTATTAAATTTGCTGGGATGGGTGAAAAAGTAGATGCATTAGAGCCTTTCCATCCTGACCGAATGGCGTCACGTATTTTAGGTATGGGTGATGTTTTAACCCTTATTGAAAAAGCACAAACAAATGTTGATGAGAAGAAGGCCAGAGAATTAGAAAAGAAAATGCTTTCAAATGATATAACTTTCGATGATTTTCTAGAACAGTTAAATCAAGTGAAAAGTATGGGGCCACTTGATGAAATTTTAAGTATGATGCCAGGTGCAGGCAAAATGAAAGGTCTTAAAAATATCCAAGTAGATGATAAGCAGCTTGGTCATATTGAAGCAATAGTACAATCGATGACAAAAGCTGAGAAAGAAGATCCATCTATTTTGAATGCTAGCCGTCGTAGAAGAATTGCAAAAGGAAGTGGTACCTCAATTCAGGAGGTTAACCGACTAATAAAGCAATTTGGAGAAATGAAAAAAATGATGAAACAAATGGCTGGTATGCAAAAAGGTAAAGGGAAGAAAAAGGGTGGATTTAAGCTTCCATTTATGTAA
- a CDS encoding KH domain-containing protein, whose translation MKELVESIAKALVDHPDDVRVTEVENGRSLTLKLEVHADDMGKVIGKQGRIAKAIRSVVNAAGTNQNKRINLEIG comes from the coding sequence ATGAAAGAACTAGTGGAATCAATTGCAAAGGCCCTTGTTGATCACCCAGATGACGTCCGTGTAACAGAAGTTGAAAATGGTCGATCACTCACACTGAAGCTTGAAGTACATGCGGACGACATGGGGAAAGTGATTGGCAAGCAAGGTCGAATAGCGAAAGCGATTCGCTCTGTTGTAAACGCAGCTGGAACGAATCAAAACAAACGCATTAATTTAGAAATTGGGTAA
- the rimM gene encoding ribosome maturation factor RimM (Essential for efficient processing of 16S rRNA), with protein sequence MTDWLNVGKIVNTHGVRGEVRVISRTDFPEERYAIGNTLYVTSDTDVRTPVEITSWRKHKQFDLLTFKGLDNLNEVEKFKGSLLQIHQNDASDELSEGEFYYHEIIGSTVYLQSGEVLGHVKEILSPGANDVWVVQSNTKGKKDMLIPYIDDVVKQVDVKSKKVVIHPMEGLLD encoded by the coding sequence ATGACTGATTGGTTAAATGTGGGTAAAATTGTAAACACTCATGGAGTACGTGGGGAAGTGCGTGTAATATCGCGTACAGACTTTCCTGAAGAAAGATATGCCATAGGGAATACACTATATGTTACTAGTGATACTGATGTTAGAACACCAGTCGAAATTACTTCATGGCGTAAGCATAAACAATTTGATCTACTCACATTTAAAGGGTTAGACAATCTTAATGAAGTAGAAAAGTTTAAGGGCTCTTTATTACAAATCCATCAAAACGATGCTTCGGATGAGTTATCTGAAGGTGAGTTTTATTATCATGAAATTATAGGATCAACTGTTTACTTACAATCTGGAGAAGTGCTTGGTCACGTTAAGGAAATATTATCTCCAGGAGCAAACGATGTATGGGTTGTTCAAAGTAATACAAAAGGAAAAAAAGACATGTTAATCCCCTATATCGATGATGTTGTAAAGCAAGTTGATGTTAAAAGTAAAAAAGTAGTTATTCATCCGATGGAAGGATTGCTTGACTAA